A single genomic interval of Dromaius novaehollandiae isolate bDroNov1 unplaced genomic scaffold, bDroNov1.hap1 HAP1_SCAFFOLD_31, whole genome shotgun sequence harbors:
- the LOC135325548 gene encoding NACHT, LRR and PYD domains-containing protein 1b allele 2-like encodes MEMSRSDEQGFSLVAEREAETHGQAEVASWMQQDAALVEMSRFGFSSSSEEDSSDPDVSLVARRREEDSCGRCQRDKCLPEATVPEIIWDEGGKKAYRVSLPGASSFRCAETDLCFDVKAAVTLSYEYGSWQQHLRGGDAKRWTFVGPLFNIRAEPAGAVGAVYLPHFVCLRGGAASWHPPPPSPSFSSSKAEVRESPLWAHRLNLGQGDTSKMRTGHFVDGKLVLETPARVKPFHAVLENASFSFLGLLWRKIASILHFPIHSLVLIYHATRKEPVTLHLYLIPDDRSIKQAIEETEKKSMSYRVDKPPLTKRVNCGRSYVVSGSAPIAIQPKILDFHLRGADKQQIFSEIYLSVMVEEVKLSLKDEERDKCMWHAVLRRGRCLASFPLQHGEAVRCPKEGRLVPKSFQTEAEPSKRLFLLAAEETEGDELDCTYLPDIAPSGAGADAPRASCRPPRSRRSRPGWADRGQIPGASATTTEKHFLDLHRVELINRVVEVKGVLDLLLGDVLDFEQYQRILAEKTSHSRMRELFKLMPSWTPWCKDRIYEALKEKHPHLVEDLEK; translated from the exons ATGG aaatgagcagaagcGACGAACAGGGCTTTTCTCTGGTGGCAGAGAGAGAAGCAG aaacccACGGACAAGCTGAAGTTGCGTCCTGGATGCAGCAAGACGCGGCGCTCGTGG AGATGTCCAGGTTTGGCTTTTCATCCAGCTCCGAGGAGGACTCATCTGATCCCG ATGTTTCCCTGGTGGCCCGACGCAGGGAGGAGGATAGCTGTGGCCGCTGTCAGAGGGACAAG TGTCTCCCAGAAGCGACCGTGCCAGAGATCATTTGGGATGAGGGTGGCAAGAAAGCCTACAG AGTTTCGCTCCCTGGTGCCAGCTCGTTCCGGTGCGCCGAGACCGACCTGTGCTTCGACGTGAAGGCGGCGGTCACCCTGAGCTACGAGtacggctcctggcagcagcacctgcgGGGAGGCGATGCGAAGAGATGGACCTTCGTCGGCCCGTTGTTCAACATCCGGGCGGAGCCGGCTGGCGCCGTGGGTGCCGTCTACCTGCCACACTTCGTGTGCCTCAGAGGTGGAGCGGCTTCGTGGCATCCCCCACCTCCTTCTCcgtccttctcctcctccaaagcCGAGGTCCGGGAGTCCCCGCTCTGGGCTCACAGGTTAAACCTCG GCCAAGGAGACACTTCCAAGATGCGAACTGGCCATTTCGTTGATGGGAAGCTGGTCCTGGAGACGCCGGCGAGGGTGAAGCCATTCCACGCGGTGCTGGAAAAcgccagcttctcctttctgggGTTGCTTTGGAGGAAGATAGCTTCAATTCTCCATTTTCCTATCCACTCCCTTGTGCTGATCTACCACGCCACCAGGAAGGAACCTGTCACCCTCCATCTCTACTTGATCCCCGATGACCGCTCCATAAAGCAG GCAATCGAAGAGACAGAGAAGAAGTCCATGTCCTACCGGGTGGATAAACCGCCTTTGACCAAACGTGTCAACTGCGGGAGGTCCTACGTTGTTTCTGGCTCCGCACCCATAGCCATACAACCCAAG atCCTGGACTTCCATCTCAGAGGGGCAGATaagcagcagatcttcagtgAAATCTACCTTAGTGTCATGGTAGAGGAAGTCAAACTCAGCTTGAAAGACGAAGAGAGGGACAAGTGCATGTGGCACGCAGTGCTGCGAAGAGGTAGGTGTCTCGCGTCCTTTCCCCTCCAGCATGGTGAAGCTGTGAGATGTCCCAAGGAGGGAAGGCTGGTGCCCAAGTCTTTTCAGACAGAAGCAGAACCTTCAAAACGtctttttctgctggctgcagaagaaaccgAGGGTGACGAGCTCGATTGTACATATTTGCC AGACATCGCACCCAGCGGGGCGGGCGCAGATGCACCGCGCGCCAGTTGCCGGCCCCCCAGATCGCGGCGCAGCCGGCCAG GCTGGGCAGACAGAGGACAAATCCCAGGAGCCTCCGCGACGACGACAG AGAAGCACTTCCTGGATCTGCACCGAGTGGAGCTGATCAACCGCGTCGTCGAAGTGAAGGGCGTCCTGGACCTCCTGCTCGGGGATGTTCTGGACTTCGAGCAATACCAAAGGATCCTGGCGGAGAAAACGTCCCACAGCAGGATGCGCGAGCTGTTCAAGCTGATGCCGAGCTGGACTCCCTGGTGCAAGGACCGCATCTACGAGGCCCTGAAGGAGAAGCACCCACACCTCGTCGAAGATCTTGAGAAGTAA